A DNA window from Microcystis aeruginosa NIES-843 contains the following coding sequences:
- the rfbB gene encoding dTDP-glucose 4,6-dehydratase, which yields MTTENQARSIVITGGAGFIGSNFVHHWCENYPEDRVIVLDALTYAGNLNNLATLKDRKNFRFLQGDICDRALVDELFAGENIDTVAHFAAESHVDRSILGPGAFVQTNVVGTFTLLESFRQHWLSNHQPDNYRFLHVSTDEVYGSLGVDDPAFTETTPYAPNSPYSASKAGSDHLARAYFHTYGMPTIITNCSNNYGSYHFPEKLIPLMCINILLGKPLPVYGDGQNVRDWLYVRDHCQALDTVIHKGKAGETYNIGGNNEVKNIDLVRMLCDLMDELAPDLPVKPAQNLITFVRDRPGHDRRYAIDASKIRTELGWQPQETVEGGLRKTIQWYLDHRDWWQPLLSKEYQEYYGKVYG from the coding sequence ATGACGACGGAGAATCAAGCTAGAAGCATAGTAATTACTGGTGGAGCAGGATTTATCGGCTCGAATTTTGTTCATCATTGGTGCGAGAATTATCCTGAGGATCGTGTCATTGTTCTTGATGCTCTTACCTACGCGGGCAATTTGAATAATTTAGCGACACTGAAAGATAGAAAGAATTTCCGTTTTCTGCAAGGGGATATCTGCGATCGAGCTTTAGTTGATGAATTATTTGCCGGTGAAAATATCGATACAGTTGCCCATTTTGCCGCCGAATCCCATGTGGATCGATCGATTCTTGGACCTGGGGCTTTTGTGCAAACTAATGTGGTGGGAACTTTTACTCTATTAGAAAGTTTTCGGCAACATTGGTTAAGTAATCATCAACCCGATAACTATCGTTTTCTGCACGTTTCCACCGATGAGGTTTATGGCAGTTTAGGAGTAGATGATCCGGCTTTTACCGAAACTACTCCCTATGCTCCTAATAGTCCCTATTCTGCCTCAAAAGCGGGGAGTGATCATCTAGCGAGAGCTTATTTTCATACCTACGGAATGCCGACAATTATTACTAATTGCTCTAATAATTATGGTTCCTACCATTTCCCAGAAAAGTTAATTCCTTTGATGTGTATTAATATTCTTTTGGGTAAACCTTTACCTGTTTATGGTGATGGTCAAAATGTTCGAGATTGGTTATATGTGCGGGATCATTGTCAAGCTTTAGATACAGTTATTCACAAGGGAAAAGCGGGAGAAACCTATAATATTGGCGGAAATAATGAGGTAAAAAATATCGATTTAGTCAGGATGTTATGTGATTTAATGGATGAATTAGCACCCGATTTACCCGTGAAACCCGCTCAGAATTTAATTACTTTTGTCAGGGACCGGCCAGGACACGATCGCCGGTATGCTATTGATGCCAGTAAAATTCGCACTGAATTAGGTTGGCAACCTCAAGAAACGGTAGAGGGGGGATTAAGAAAAACCATTCAATGGTATCTCGATCATCGGGATTGGTGGCAACCTTTGTTATCCAAAGAATATCAAGAGTATTATGGGAAAGTTTACGGTTAG
- the rpsP gene encoding 30S ribosomal protein S16, with product MIKLRLKRFGKKREASYRIVAAVSTSRRDGRPLEELGFYNPRTDEVRLDEEGIIRRLQQGAQPTDTVRSILTKQKIFEKINA from the coding sequence ATGATCAAATTACGTCTAAAACGCTTTGGTAAAAAACGCGAAGCCAGTTATCGTATCGTTGCGGCCGTTAGCACCAGTCGTCGCGATGGTCGTCCCCTAGAGGAGTTAGGATTTTACAATCCCCGCACCGATGAAGTGCGTCTCGATGAAGAAGGGATTATCCGACGCTTACAACAAGGAGCGCAACCAACGGACACCGTACGCAGCATTCTCACCAAACAGAAAATTTTCGAGAAAATCAATGCCTAG
- a CDS encoding KH domain-containing protein yields the protein MPSTPNYLELVKFMIEPFLEEPASLRLDIERCKENERLWVRVAFDDADKGKVYGRGGRNLQAIRTTLEMAAASVGRSLYLEVYAAENEAEQRRTRRSHGNFEGTERRPSNRRPPAPRQLNN from the coding sequence ATGCCTAGTACCCCCAATTATCTCGAACTGGTGAAATTTATGATCGAGCCGTTTTTGGAAGAGCCGGCCAGTCTGAGATTGGATATCGAGCGCTGTAAGGAAAATGAACGTCTTTGGGTGCGTGTAGCCTTCGATGATGCCGATAAAGGCAAAGTTTACGGCCGGGGAGGACGCAATTTACAGGCGATTAGAACTACCCTAGAAATGGCGGCTGCGAGTGTGGGTCGCTCTCTTTATCTAGAAGTCTATGCGGCCGAAAATGAAGCTGAACAGCGCCGCACCCGTCGTTCTCATGGTAACTTTGAAGGTACGGAAAGAAGACCGAGCAATCGCCGACCACCTGCACCCCGGCAGCTCAACAACTAA
- the obgE gene encoding GTPase ObgE has protein sequence MQFIDRAEIEVEGGKGGDGIVAFRREKYVPAGGPAGGNGGKGGSVIFVATQNLQTLLDFQYSRYFKADDGKRGGPNNCTGANGSDRIIKVPCGTVVYDLDSEEIIGDLVTPEQTLIVAAGGKGGLGNRHFLSNNNRAPEYALPGLEGEKRHLRLELKLLAEVGIIGLPNAGKSTLISAVSSARPKIADYPFTTLIPNLGVVRKPTGDGTVFADIPGLIEGAHLGIGLGHEFLRHIERTRLLIHLVSLTSEDPIADYQIIQGELAAYGRGLEKRSQILVFNKIDAVDEETIDNYQKQFAKITNAEILTISAVTGAGLTTLLAKVWQQLEQLERVEDETPSLFS, from the coding sequence ATGCAGTTTATTGATCGCGCCGAAATAGAAGTAGAAGGGGGTAAGGGAGGTGATGGAATTGTCGCTTTCCGTCGGGAAAAATACGTCCCCGCCGGCGGTCCGGCCGGAGGTAATGGGGGAAAAGGTGGTTCGGTGATTTTCGTGGCGACTCAGAACCTGCAAACCCTGCTAGATTTCCAGTATAGTCGCTATTTTAAGGCCGATGACGGTAAACGGGGCGGCCCCAACAACTGCACCGGAGCCAACGGTAGCGATCGCATTATTAAAGTTCCCTGTGGTACCGTGGTTTACGATCTCGATAGCGAGGAAATTATCGGCGATTTGGTCACTCCCGAACAGACTTTAATCGTGGCTGCCGGGGGAAAAGGGGGATTAGGCAACCGCCACTTTTTAAGTAATAATAATCGCGCACCCGAATACGCTTTACCCGGTTTAGAGGGAGAAAAACGCCATTTACGCCTAGAATTGAAGTTATTAGCGGAAGTGGGCATTATCGGACTGCCCAATGCGGGAAAATCCACCCTAATCTCGGCCGTTTCCTCTGCTCGTCCCAAAATCGCCGATTATCCCTTTACGACTCTCATTCCTAACTTGGGAGTGGTACGCAAACCCACGGGAGATGGGACGGTATTCGCCGATATTCCTGGATTAATCGAGGGAGCGCACCTAGGAATCGGCTTAGGACACGAATTTTTGCGCCATATCGAACGCACACGCCTGTTAATTCATCTTGTCTCCTTGACATCAGAAGACCCGATCGCCGATTATCAAATTATTCAAGGGGAATTAGCCGCCTATGGTCGGGGATTAGAAAAGCGATCGCAAATACTGGTTTTCAACAAAATTGATGCTGTGGACGAGGAAACGATAGATAACTATCAAAAGCAGTTTGCTAAAATAACCAATGCCGAGATTTTGACTATTTCCGCCGTGACAGGAGCCGGATTAACCACTTTACTCGCCAAAGTTTGGCAGCAATTAGAGCAACTGGAGAGGGTCGAGGATGAAACCCCTTCCCTGTTTTCCTAA